In one Lolium rigidum isolate FL_2022 chromosome 3, APGP_CSIRO_Lrig_0.1, whole genome shotgun sequence genomic region, the following are encoded:
- the LOC124701182 gene encoding UPF0187 protein At3g61320, chloroplastic-like has product MPAPPPPKPSPRRHHHHLPAAANPTRHHLHIARCFPDQLPKPPSPNPLLSLLTAVPDWADAVSERRIREERALYTHDQWREHRSSLRHLRHLLSSLSSRVILSLVPPVSAFTAFAAAVATYNTLVPDYALTASSLPYQLTAPALALLLVFRTEASYARFDEGRKAWMRVLAGAAELAGMVMHSCGDEELGRGALLNYILAFPVALKCHITSNSDIRKDLQGLLSEDDLNVVLSSKHRPRCIIEFISQSLQMLDFEEHRRSVMESKLSYFLEGICVCEQIIGIPVPLSYTRLTSRFLVLWHLTLPIILWTECKWIVVPATFVSAASLFCIEEVGVLIEEPFPMLALDAQCKQLHDSMHDMMSVQDSVRKRLVAKTKARRRTRLPQNGWLSSKAEEVKVD; this is encoded by the exons atgccggcgccgccgcccccaaagccctccccgcgccgccaccaccaccacctcccggcTGCCGCCAACCCCACCCGCCACCACCTCCACATCGCCCGCTGCTTCCCGGACCAGCTCCCCAAACCCCCGTCCCCGAACCCGCTCCTCTCCCTCCTCACGGCCGTCCCCGACTGGGCGGACGCCGTCTCGGAGCGGCGCATCCGGGAGGAGCGCGCGCTCTACACGCACGACCAGTGGCGGGAGCACCGCAGCTCGCTGCGCCACCTGCGGCACCTGCTCTCCTCGCTCTCCTCCCGCGTCATCCTCTCCCTCGTCCCGCCCGTCTCCGCCTTcaccgccttcgccgccgccgtcgccacctaCAACACGCTCGTCCCGGACTACGCGCTCACCGCATCCTCCCTGCCCTACCAGCTCACCGCCCCGGCcctcgcgctcctcctcgtcttccgcaCCGAGGCATCCTACGCGAGGTTTGATGAGGGGCGAAAGGCCTGGATGCGCGTCCTCGCTGGAGCCGCCGAGCTCGCCGGGATGGTCATGCACAGTTGCGGGGACGAGGAGCTCGGGAGGGGTGCCCTCCTCAACTACATCCTCGCATTCCCCGTCGCCCTCAAG tGTCATATAACCAGCAACTCTGACATAAGAAAAGACCTTCAGGGCTTGCTCTCAGAGGATGACTTGAATGTTGTTCTAAGCTCAAAACATCGACCTCGTTGTATCATTGAGTTCATTTCGCAGAGTCTTCAGATGCTAGATTTTGAGGAACATAGGCGGAGCGTCATG GAGTCTAAACTGTCTTATTTTCTTGAAGGAATCTGTGTCTGCGAGCAGATCATTGGGATTCCTGTTCCTCTGTCGTACACTAGACTTACTTCAAGGTTTCTTGTTCTGTGGCATCTTACACTTCCAATAATACTTTGGACTGAATGTAAATGGATAGTCGTTCCAGCTACTTTTGTCAGTGCCGCCTCTTTATTCTGCATTGAGGAA GTCGGTGTTCTTATCGAGGAGCCATTCCCCATGCTAGCCCTCGACGCGCAGTGCAAGCAGCTCCACGACAGCATGCATGACATGATGTCGGTGCAAGATTCGGTTCGCAAGCGACTGGTTGCCAAGACCAAGGCCCGCAGACGCACTAGACTTCCACAGAATGGCTGGCTTAGCTCCAAAGCTGAAGAAGTAAAGGTTGATTGA